A genomic region of Methanobacterium sp. SMA-27 contains the following coding sequences:
- a CDS encoding TrkA family potassium uptake protein — MYVVIMGGGKMGRNLASFLIADGHDVTLIECDQELCNEASSELDAMIICGSGTDAKVLKEANLEDADVFVAATGNDEVNLLASILVSEFKNTKIIARLSDPSHSSAFKKIGIDSVVSPEITTASYVEKLIIRPKIADLVVMGKGDAELLDIKLENEKSIGKKIGDISPNDNFLIVAVYENGNLIIPKPEMVLKKDMKISILVKTKYAQNVMKRFTNL, encoded by the coding sequence ATGTACGTAGTAATTATGGGTGGTGGAAAAATGGGGCGGAATTTGGCCTCATTTTTGATTGCAGATGGACATGATGTTACTTTGATAGAATGTGATCAAGAGTTGTGTAATGAAGCTTCATCTGAATTGGATGCAATGATTATCTGTGGTAGTGGTACAGATGCTAAGGTATTGAAAGAAGCAAATTTAGAAGATGCTGATGTTTTTGTAGCAGCTACTGGAAATGATGAGGTCAATTTATTAGCATCCATCCTCGTAAGTGAGTTTAAGAATACAAAAATAATAGCCAGATTAAGTGATCCAAGCCATTCAAGTGCATTTAAAAAGATTGGTATTGACTCTGTTGTAAGTCCAGAAATTACCACAGCTAGCTATGTTGAAAAATTAATTATAAGGCCTAAAATTGCTGATTTAGTTGTCATGGGAAAAGGGGATGCAGAATTATTGGATATAAAATTGGAAAACGAAAAATCAATAGGCAAAAAAATAGGTGATATTAGTCCCAATGATAACTTTTTAATTGTAGCAGTCTATGAAAATGGAAATTTAATAATTCCAAAACCTGAAATGGTTTTAAAAAAAGATATGAAAATTTCTATACTAGTAAAAACTAAATATGCCCAAAATGTCATGAAAAGATTTACTAATTTGTAA
- a CDS encoding PAS domain S-box protein, which translates to MEDIDRFMSIFDKSPIGILFYNEEGKLIDINPFSFKILGISKLDDVLGVNLFGISNFVPIKDTLFKEGLVRFQIPLKDFGNGKVERDIDLTNFGKDIIEFIISVVDSGFLVMIQNVGPSEKIDIPYSEEKYYRFFEDDLTGDFIATPEGRLIECNNSFLEIYGFDNRESALKFDISKFNIVDWINLINQLKNEPKIKGYQSSHTRPDGNIIQVVANVVGIFNDSNELIQVKGYIFDDTERKIAEEFLKESEEKYHRLFDEDLTGDFIANIDGEILECNPAFAEIYGFNSCRVASNSNISKFNRFDWPYMVTRLKKERKLYGFQSWQRRSDGLRIHVVANLFGIFNDSNELIRVKGYVFDDTERKHAEEELARSKSQMREILDSIQDIFFALDHNWNFIYINQYAAEYFGIEHDDLIEQNLWELFPEFIGTKYEELFRSAMESDEIQHFEARGIKNSDQWFDFSIYPSADGISSYWKDITERKILEEELRQARDHLEEQ; encoded by the coding sequence ATGGAAGATATAGATAGATTCATGAGTATATTTGATAAATCTCCAATAGGAATTCTTTTTTATAATGAAGAAGGTAAATTAATTGATATTAATCCATTTTCATTTAAAATTTTAGGAATATCTAAATTAGATGATGTTTTAGGGGTTAACCTATTTGGAATTTCTAATTTTGTTCCAATAAAAGATACATTATTTAAAGAAGGATTAGTTAGGTTTCAAATCCCATTGAAAGATTTTGGAAATGGTAAAGTTGAAAGGGATATTGATTTAACTAATTTTGGTAAAGATATAATTGAATTTATTATTTCAGTTGTTGATTCTGGTTTTTTAGTGATGATTCAAAATGTTGGTCCTTCAGAAAAAATCGATATTCCCTACAGTGAAGAGAAGTATTATCGATTTTTTGAGGATGATCTAACTGGTGATTTTATTGCAACTCCCGAGGGTAGATTAATAGAATGTAACAATTCCTTTTTAGAGATATATGGATTTGATAATCGTGAAAGTGCATTGAAATTTGATATCTCAAAATTCAACATAGTTGATTGGATTAACCTCATCAATCAGCTCAAAAATGAGCCTAAGATCAAAGGTTATCAAAGTAGTCATACAAGACCAGATGGTAATATAATTCAAGTGGTTGCTAATGTTGTAGGTATTTTTAATGATTCAAACGAACTTATTCAAGTTAAGGGTTATATTTTCGATGATACTGAAAGAAAAATAGCAGAAGAATTTTTAAAAGAAAGTGAAGAAAAATATCATCGTCTTTTCGATGAAGATTTAACCGGGGATTTTATTGCGAATATTGATGGTGAAATTTTAGAATGTAACCCTGCATTTGCTGAGATTTACGGTTTTAATAGCTGTAGAGTGGCATCTAATTCAAATATTTCAAAGTTTAATCGTTTTGATTGGCCTTATATGGTCACAAGGTTAAAAAAGGAACGCAAACTTTATGGTTTTCAGAGTTGGCAGAGAAGATCAGATGGTTTGAGAATTCACGTAGTTGCAAATCTTTTTGGTATATTTAATGATTCAAATGAACTTATTCGAGTTAAAGGATATGTATTTGACGATACTGAACGTAAACATGCAGAAGAAGAACTTGCACGCAGTAAAAGTCAAATGAGGGAGATTTTGGACAGTATACAGGACATTTTCTTTGCTTTGGATCATAATTGGAATTTTATTTATATTAATCAATATGCTGCTGAATACTTTGGAATAGAACATGATGACTTAATAGAACAAAATCTATGGGAATTATTTCCAGAATTCATAGGAACAAAATATGAAGAGTTATTCCGCAGTGCAATGGAATCAGATGAAATCCAACACTTTGAAGCTCGAGGTATTAAAAACTCTGATCAATGGTTTGATTTTAGCATATACCCCTCTGCTGATGGAATCTCATCATATTGGAAAGATATAACCGAACGCAAAATATTAGAAGAAGAATTAAGACAAGCCCGGGATCATTTAGAAGAACAATAA
- a CDS encoding PhoU domain-containing protein translates to MKRSNSTLKAILDVILHDNPSTQDEIAEKLGLTRRYVTKLLQPLVKRGVVRRAYILDLKKFDEFSEMFDEEKTSREYAGAYLIKDMLKNMVEHVCKQFDMSFESFVNYNDEMANKALEMDYISNNMHEKVRSSVDTVISINPYSEFSKTMVFSEVAYDLERIADHTCHIANFVLNGCYEVDPEMLEVLNSMYLTSRKMVKYSMQGFLNEELDLKEKVMDYEEKIHELQKKALNNIAIQMAEDDVMDKDRSTYYLTLSRVVKAFERIGDISVEIIDTAGEFYRNIPRTTTPERFRRRSLE, encoded by the coding sequence ATGAAACGATCTAACAGCACGTTGAAAGCCATACTTGATGTAATATTACATGACAATCCCTCAACTCAGGATGAAATAGCTGAAAAACTTGGATTGACTCGAAGATATGTTACTAAATTACTACAGCCCCTTGTTAAACGTGGTGTTGTTAGAAGAGCATATATTCTCGATTTGAAAAAGTTTGACGAATTTTCAGAAATGTTTGATGAAGAAAAAACTTCAAGAGAATACGCTGGAGCGTATCTCATAAAAGATATGTTAAAGAACATGGTTGAACACGTTTGCAAACAGTTTGATATGTCATTTGAATCTTTTGTAAATTATAATGATGAGATGGCTAATAAAGCACTTGAAATGGATTATATTAGTAACAACATGCATGAAAAGGTTCGTTCTTCAGTTGATACAGTTATATCAATAAATCCCTATTCTGAATTTAGTAAAACAATGGTATTCAGTGAAGTTGCTTACGATCTTGAACGTATTGCAGATCACACCTGTCATATTGCCAATTTTGTATTAAATGGTTGTTATGAAGTCGATCCAGAGATGTTAGAGGTACTTAACTCTATGTACTTAACATCACGAAAAATGGTTAAATATTCAATGCAAGGATTTTTAAACGAAGAATTAGATTTAAAAGAAAAAGTTATGGATTATGAAGAGAAAATTCATGAACTCCAGAAAAAAGCCCTAAACAACATCGCAATTCAAATGGCTGAAGATGATGTAATGGATAAGGATCGTTCAACATATTATTTAACTTTATCTAGAGTGGTTAAAGCATTTGAAAGGATTGGAGATATATCTGTAGAAATAATCGATACTGCTGGCGAATTTTACAGAAATATACCTAGAACAACCACACCTGAACGTTTCAGGAGAAGATCTTTAGAATAA
- a CDS encoding metallophosphoesterase, which translates to MQKKIIQVSDIHFGEKTFSQDLKNNLLKQVTDENPDLIIVSGDLTTQGYVHEYNDASTFLDELESITEIHVIPGNHDARNVGLVHFEKQVGERKFIHNDKSGGFAIIGLDSSEPDINDGQIGVDQLEWLKNELNKIPDDICKIVTFHHHLLPIPQTGRERNILLDSGDLLRVFTDYGVDFVLNGHKHVPNVWMLEKMVTLNSGTATTRKLRGHTYPSYNELLIDECGIFVNLINTETGYKKELANYSVEVDGNEYSICSYNHNTLHLP; encoded by the coding sequence TTGCAAAAAAAGATAATACAGGTATCGGATATACATTTCGGGGAAAAAACATTTTCACAAGACCTCAAAAATAATTTATTAAAGCAGGTTACCGATGAAAACCCTGATCTGATCATTGTGTCTGGTGACTTAACAACTCAGGGCTATGTACATGAATATAATGATGCATCCACTTTTCTTGATGAATTAGAGTCTATTACAGAGATCCATGTGATTCCAGGTAACCATGATGCTAGAAACGTTGGTTTAGTCCATTTTGAAAAACAGGTTGGGGAACGCAAATTTATTCATAATGATAAAAGTGGAGGATTTGCAATAATAGGGTTAGACTCATCAGAACCAGATATAAATGATGGACAAATTGGCGTTGATCAATTGGAATGGTTAAAAAATGAACTGAATAAAATTCCGGATGACATATGCAAGATAGTGACTTTTCACCACCATTTACTTCCAATCCCTCAAACAGGTCGTGAAAGAAATATTTTATTAGATTCTGGAGATCTTTTACGAGTGTTCACGGATTATGGTGTTGATTTTGTATTGAATGGACATAAACATGTTCCTAACGTTTGGATGCTTGAAAAGATGGTAACACTAAATTCCGGTACTGCAACAACCAGAAAATTGAGGGGACACACATATCCTTCATACAACGAACTTTTAATAGATGAATGTGGAATATTTGTGAACCTGATAAATACAGAAACTGGGTACAAGAAAGAATTAGCTAACTATTCTGTAGAAGTAGATGGAAATGAATATAGTATATGCTCTTATAACCATAACACACTTCATTTGCCTTAA
- a CDS encoding 4Fe-4S binding protein, whose protein sequence is MDILSENCGYCGCCVGVCPENVLELEESKLHIKEGCTECGNCVIVCPLGALIIGGSQ, encoded by the coding sequence ATGGATATCTTATCAGAAAATTGTGGATATTGTGGTTGCTGCGTAGGAGTATGCCCGGAAAATGTTCTTGAATTGGAAGAAAGTAAATTGCATATTAAAGAAGGATGCACTGAATGCGGAAACTGTGTAATTGTGTGTCCTCTTGGAGCACTGATCATTGGAGGTAGCCAATGA
- a CDS encoding NAD(P)/FAD-dependent oxidoreductase, with the protein MKKLEYDVVVVGGRVGGSTASLFASKSDVNVLMIEKRQEIGSPVQCAEGVTYNTFETLEIKPSERYIRSRIKGAYINAPDGRRIKYDGDIAEGMVIDRKIFDKELAIESAKAGTDIMVKTTAKDLIIKDQKVCGVVAKHLGETIEISADVVIAADGIESNMARLAGIETHHNPDLICSCAQYEMVGMDVDPGVLEFYFGEKIAPGGYLWIFPKGDGIANVGVGIRSSVETAINYLNKYVSDLDATPVELNIGGVPVSGPIDKTYTDGFLVVGDAAGQVDPITGGGIHPTISCARIAGEIAAEAVQNNDYSSEFLKSYHKKWRDEIGETLDQSVKYRRMADKLNDNDMNALAEFIETQDLEAISKISVLKFVGKHPNLMKLLTELL; encoded by the coding sequence ATGAAAAAATTGGAATATGATGTTGTGGTAGTTGGTGGACGAGTAGGAGGTTCAACTGCATCCTTATTCGCGTCAAAATCCGATGTTAACGTCCTTATGATTGAGAAAAGGCAAGAAATTGGAAGTCCTGTACAATGTGCTGAAGGTGTAACATATAACACATTTGAAACCCTTGAAATAAAGCCATCTGAAAGATACATTCGTTCAAGAATTAAAGGTGCATACATTAATGCACCAGATGGGAGAAGAATCAAATATGATGGAGATATTGCTGAAGGGATGGTTATAGATCGTAAAATATTTGATAAAGAACTTGCAATAGAGTCTGCAAAAGCAGGAACAGACATTATGGTTAAAACAACAGCTAAAGATTTAATAATAAAAGATCAAAAGGTCTGTGGTGTTGTAGCAAAACACTTGGGAGAAACAATTGAAATAAGCGCCGATGTTGTGATAGCTGCTGACGGTATTGAATCTAATATGGCTAGATTAGCAGGCATTGAAACCCATCACAACCCCGATCTGATCTGTTCTTGTGCCCAATACGAGATGGTAGGAATGGATGTTGATCCTGGAGTCTTAGAATTTTACTTTGGGGAAAAAATTGCACCAGGAGGATACTTATGGATATTTCCTAAAGGAGATGGTATTGCAAATGTTGGAGTGGGTATTCGAAGTTCAGTTGAAACTGCTATCAACTATCTTAACAAATATGTTTCTGATTTAGATGCAACTCCTGTAGAACTAAATATCGGAGGAGTACCTGTTTCAGGACCAATAGATAAAACATATACAGATGGATTTTTAGTCGTTGGTGATGCAGCAGGACAGGTAGACCCGATTACTGGTGGTGGAATCCATCCCACAATCTCATGTGCAAGGATTGCTGGAGAGATTGCAGCAGAAGCAGTACAAAATAATGATTATTCATCAGAATTCTTAAAGAGCTACCATAAAAAATGGCGAGATGAAATAGGGGAAACCCTTGATCAATCTGTTAAATATCGTAGAATGGCAGATAAACTAAATGATAATGATATGAATGCACTTGCAGAATTTATTGAAACTCAGGATCTGGAAGCTATATCTAAGATATCTGTACTAAAATTTGTTGGAAAACATCCCAATCTTATGAAGCTCTTAACAGAGCTATTATAA